The DNA segment CCGAAAATGACGCTGATCGCCGAACCGCGTAACGGCGGCACCCTGTCCAGTCGGACATTTATTCCGCATCGCTGCCACGCATCGATCGGCGTCCTCGGCGCGGTCAGCGTCGCCAGCAGCTGCCTTATCCCCGGTTCCGTCACCGAAGGGTTGGCGCATACGCCTTCCGGCGACACGCCGCTTATCAGTGTCGAACACCCCACTGGCGAATTCAGCGTCGAATTACAGCGCGATCCGTCCCGCACCGGCGCAGAATGTCTGACCGGTTGTGCGCTGTTACGCACCGCACGCCTGATATTTGAAGGCCGCGTCGCTATTGCGTCCAGCGTGTGGAACGGGCGTCAGGAGAATCATCATGAATAACGTTACGCGCGTCGCCCTGATTGGCCTTGGCGAAGTCGGCACTATTTTGGCCACCGATTTGAAAAAGCAGGATCCTTCACTGGATATCATCGCGTTCGATAAGCAAACCGGTTCTGACATTCTTTCAGAACGCGCTCATGTGGCGGGGATCCGTCTGGAAGCAACACTGCAAGACGCCGTTGAAGGCAGCCAGATCATTTTCTCTGCCGTCACCGCCGCCGAATCTCTGAACGTCGCCCGCGACGTCGCACGGCATATTTCGGCGAATCAAACCTTTCTTGATTTGAACTCGGTCTCGCCAAACACCAAACGCAGCGCGATGGCCGCTATCGAACAGGCCGGCGGCGCATATATAGACGTCGCCGTGATGGCTCCCTGTCCGCCCGCACGCCTGAAAACCCCGATACTGCTCGGCGGCACGCACGCTTACGCAGTCAGCGAATGGCTTAACAGCCAGGGGTTCCGCAGTCAGGTACACAGCAACGTGGTCGGCGAAGCGTCGGCAATCAAGATGTGTCGCAGCGTGATGATCAAAGGGCTGGAAGCCCTAACCGCCGAATGCCTCGCCGCCGCGCGGCAATACGGCGTCGAACAGGAAGTGCTTGCCTCTTTGCACGCCAGCTTCCCCTCACTGGGCTGGGACGGTGAATTTCCGCATTATCTCATCAGCCGGATAGCGGAACACGGCAAGCGTCGGGCGGAGGAAATGCGGGAAGTGGTGAAAACATTGGAAGATGTCGGCGTCGCCGGAGACATGAGCCGCGGGACAGTACTGACCCAGCAAGGGCTGGTGGATGCACTGACAGCGGAGGGGATCGGGTACAGGGACCTTGAGCCGTTTGACTGGAAGCAGATGGTGGATTTATTGCATCGTCGGTGAGTGCTATGGCGCCGCAGTAGCGCTTTTCTAAGCAGGTCTGCAGATATTTCGGTTTCTCAATATCGGTGATCTTCTGGCCTTTCGCGCCGAAACCGAGCAAGGGAGGAAAGTGCTTTTCCTCCCTTGCATCCCTCCTCGCTTTTTAAACACGCGCTGTCGCTGGGCCGATGGAAGTGTTCTGTAGCTTCTGCGTGTGGCGCAAAACCCTGCCGCTGCGCGGTTCCCTCACTCGGTCTTCGAGCCATAGGTCTCGAAGCCGCTCCGTTCAGCAGGATTTTTTGATCGCGCCATTTCACAATTTTTAACGTCAAAATCATATGAACAATGATCCGAGCCGGTTAAGTTGTGACCTGGAAGCCTTTAGCCGCTTTTAAAAATCACGCCGTAGGAAGAGGTGGAAAACCGCGCGTTTTTTTGCGCGGGTTGTAACCCGACCGAAGGGCACCGCGCAGCGGCGGGATTTTGCGGCAATAGCGGTAGCTGCTGAAACATAGCCGGTGTGCATGGCACGTGTGTGAAAAAGCGAGGGGAGTGCAGAGGGGAAAAGCTTTTCCCCTCTGCTCGGTTTCGGCGCGAAAAACCATGTGATCACTGCAATTTAGAAACCGAAATATTCTCGATCAGTTTTTATTTCGAACCGCGTTTAAATACCGCCAGTGCAGCGGCATCTGCACAAAAGAACCCTTTATGCCCGCTCAGCCACATGTACCCTATGACACCTCGCGACGCCCCCTCCCGCCGCGCGAGCCAGATCCTGCGGCATCTGACACCCGTCTCCCGCCAGCGGGCACCGTTCCCGAAAATAACAGCCTTTCGGCAAATTCCGGTTACCCGGTAACTCTCCCTTTTTATCGACAACCCCGTCATCCAGCGCCCGCCCCGCACGGGGTACGGAATCGAGCAGCAGGCGGGTGTACGGATGTTGGGGATCGGTCAGCACTTTTTCAGCCGCGCCGAGCTCGACGATCTGACCAAGATACATCACCGCCACGCGGTCACTCATGTGACGCACCACCGAGACGTTGTGCGATATCAGCACAAACGTCAGATTGCGCTGGCGTTGCAGCTCGACCAGCAGATTGAGGATCTGCGCCTGTACGGAAATATCCAGCGCCGATGTCGGTTCATCGAGGACGATAATATCCGGCCCGGAGGACAGCGCGCGGGCGATAGAAATGCGCTGACGCTGCCCCCCGGAAAATTCGTGCGGCAGGCGGTCTAAGTACTCTTCGCGGATGCCGACCTGCCCGGCCAGCGTGGCGGCTAATTCGCGACGTTCACGGCTGCTGTTGTGTTTTTGCACGAACACCGGCTCGGTGATAATACGCCAGATCGGCAGACGCGGATCGAGTGAGGATTGCGGATCCTGAAACACCATCTGCATACCCGAACCAAACCAGGAGTTATCGTGACGGGCACGGTGGATCTCACCGCTGCTCGGCTTTTGCAGGCCCATCAGTAACTGCGCCAGCGTGCTTTTTCCGCAGCCGGATTCGCCGACGATCCCCAGGGTTTCGCCGCGAATAATGTTGAGATCTACACCGTTCAGCGCATGGACGTAGCCGGTCGGTTTGCCGCGCCAGTTGACAGTCGCAGGGAACCGCACGCGCACATCCTGAAGTTCAACTAAGTGTTCGGCAATCATCAGGAGAGCTCCTCAATATGTGGGATTCGTGTCGGATTAGCAAAACGTTGCGGATGCCAGCAGGCGACCGATTGCTGCGGAAATTCGGCCTGCACAGCGAGTTCAGGCGTGATAAAACAACGGTCGTCGGCGTGCTGACAGCGCCCGCGAAAGGCGCAGCCCTGAGGCAGTTTGGCCAGGTTCGGCACTGTGCCGGGAATGGCTTTGAGCAGACTGCGCGGCGTGCCGTTTTCCGGCGCAGCCTGCAATAATCCGATGGAATACGGGTGCGACGGCGTGTCAATCACGTCTGCCGTTTTGCCGCTTTCAATCACATGCCCGGCGTACATCACGTAAACCCGGTCGCACAGCTGAGAAACCACCGCCATGTCGTGCGTGATAAACAACACCGCAGTGCCGCTGGCACGGGCTTTACGCTGCAACAACCGTAAGACCTGACGCTGCACCGTAACGTCCAGCGCGGTGGTCGGTTCATCGGCGATGATCAACTCCGGTTCGCAGGAAAATGCCATAGCGATCAGCACGCGCTGACGCATCCCGCCGGAAAGCTCAAACGGATAGCGCGACATGACCTGTTCCGCGTCGGCGATCTGCATGTCATCGAGCAAGCCGATCGCTTTTTTCCACGCCTGCGCACGGCTGACTTTTTGATGCAGACAAATCACTTCACACATCTGTCGGCCTATTTTACGCGTCGGGTTTAGCGCGTTCATTGGCTCCTGAAAAATCATCGCCACGCGCGCGCCGCGCAGGCTTCGCATTTCCTCTTCGCTGGCGCGCACCACGTCGGTGCCGAGCATGTGGAGTTCGCCGCCAGTGACGATAAAACCGTCCGGTGGCAGCAGGCGCATCGCCATCATCGCGGTGACCGATTTCCCGGAGCCAGATTCCCCTACCACGCCCACAATTTCTCCGGCGCTGACCGCCAGCGAAACCTGATTCAGCGCTTTCACTTCGCCGCCGTAAACGGGAAAGACCAGTTGCAGTTTGTCGATTTCCAGCACCGGCGCGGTGCGTTGTTCAGTCATCTCAGCGCCCTCTGCTTTTCGGATCCAGCAGGTCGCGCAGACCATCGCCGAACAGGTTGAAACCGGTGGCCGTAATCAGAATTGCCATGCCGGGAAATGCCGAATACCACCACTGGTCAAGAATATAGTTGCGGCCATTAGAAACCATCGCGCCCCACTCTGCGGTCGGTTGTTGCGCCCCCAGGCCGATAAAGCCCAGCGTGGCGGCCATCAGAATCGATGTGCCGATGTCCAGCGACGCCTGCACCACCAGCGGCGGCATCACGTTACGCAAGACGTGCCAGGTGATGAGATGCCAGCGCGACGCGCCAAAGGTACGCGTCGCCTGCATATAGGCCTGATGACGCAGCATCAGCGTTTGCCCGCGCGCCAGCCGGACGTAAAACGGAATGCGCACTACGGCAATCGCCAGCATCGCGTTGAACAAACTCGGACCGAGTGCAGCGGCCAGCGCCATGGTCAGCACCAGCGAGGGCACCGACAACATGATATCCATACAACGCATGATCAGCGCATCAACCAGCCCCCCCACCACGCCGGAGAAGCAGCCGAGCAGTGAACCGATGCTGCCTGAAATAATCACCACCGCCAGCCCGGCGGCCACCGACTGCTGGCTGCCGATGAGCACCCGGCTGAATAAATCGCGTCCGACTTCATCGGTGCCAAACCAGTGTCCGGCGGAAGGAGCCTGTAAACGGGCGGTCAGGCTGATGGCGTTTGGATCGTGCGGCACCAGCCACGGAGAGAAAATCATGATAAACAGCACAATCAGCATGATCGCCAAACCCAGCATGGTCAGCGGGCTGCGACTTAGCAGATGAAATGTGCGCCGCCAGCTGGCGAAGCGCGGTCTGACATCCGGTGCCACAATATCGGCACGGTGATTGTTCACTTCCGGTTCAATAACAGACATCCGTCACCCCTCCCGGCCAATGCGTGGGTCGATCCACACATACAGTAAATCCACGCACAAATTGACGATGACGTAAGCGAACGACACCACCACCGCAAAACCCATCACCGCCGGGAAATCCAGCGCCTGAATCGAGTTAACTACGTACGCCCCCATACCTGGCCAGGCGAACACTGTTTCTGTAAGCACCGCGCCGTAAAGTAAATCGCCCATCGCCAGCCCGAGCACCGTTACCGACGGGATCAGCGCATTGGGGAGCGCATGACTAAGGATCACCCGCCAGCGCGATAAACCGTTAGCGCGCGCCGTGCGGATGTAATCTTCGTTTAGCTGTTCGAGCATCGCCGAACGAATCTGTCGCGCCACAATCCCCATATGTACGAACGCCAGCGTTAGCGCAGGCATCGCCAGATGTTGCAGGCTGTTCCAGAAGGTCTCCCAGTTGCCAGTCAGTAAGGAATCAAGCACGTAAAAACCGGTGATATTGGCGGGCGGATCCAGCCAGTCATCCAGTCTCCCGCCGCCCGGCAGCAGGTTCAGATGGCCGTAAAACAAAATGATGACACCCAGCCCCAGCCAGAACGCCGGAGTGGAAATCCCCAGCACGGAAAGCAGACGCACCAGATGATCGGGGAATTTATTCTGATAGACCGCTGACAATACGCCGAGCGGAATACCCAGCACGATCGCCAGAAAAAGCGCGGTAAACGCCAGTTCTAAGGTCGCCGGGAAAAAGGCTTTCAGGTCTTCCAGCACCGGACGGCCGGTACGGATCGAGGTCCCAAGGTCGCCGTGCAGCAAATCACTGACGTAGCGGAAAAACTGCACATACAGCGGTTGATCCAGCCCCAGTTGCTGACGAATATGATCGACCATTTCATTGCTGGCACGATCGCCTGCCAGCAGACGCGCCGGATCGCCGGGGATCATATGCGAGATGATAAAGGTAATAACGCATACCCCTATCATCACCAAAACCAGCCCCCAGCATCGCTGGCGGATCAGTGTCCAAAAAGTCATCGTTATTTTTCCCCGTAAAACCCCTCACATTGCAGAAAGGGGTCTTCGTGAATGACATCGCCGCTATTGCTTGCTCATCTGACCTACGTTGAACACCTGCTCCAGCATCGGGTTGAAAACAAAGCCTTTAACGTCTTTGTTCATCGCTACCTGATAGTTTTTCTGGAACAGATAAACGTAGGCCGCTTCGTCGATGACAATTTTCTGCGCCTGCTGGTAATAATCCGTGCGCGGCTTCTGATCGGTCACCGACACCGCTTTTTTCAGCAACGCATCGACGTCAGGATTGGAATAGAAGGAACGGTTGCCCGGCAGCCCTTTTTTGTCGGATTCGAACCAGTAGTTCATAAACATGTACGGGTCGGCGAAATCGGGGCTCCAGTTACCAATGGAGATGTCGTAATCGCCCTGTCCGATGCGGTCGCGCATGGTGGCGTTAGCCAATTTTTCCAGCCTGACGTTGATCCCGGCCTGCCCGAGGCTCGCCTGCACCGCAAGCGCGATCGATTCCCAGTTTGGATCGTTATCCGAATAGAGGAAGTCCAGCGTTTGCGGTTTCTCTTTCACTTTTGCCAGATCGGCTTTGGCCTGCGTCATATCGAGGGTGTACTGCTTCGCCGTCGGGTCGAAACCCCACATGCCATCCGGGATCGGTCCGCGCATCTGTTTGGCGTTACCGCCCATGATGCCTTTGACCATGCCCTGATAATCCACTGCTGAGGAAATCGCACGGCGCAGATCCACCTGATTGAGCGGTGTTTTGGCGTTATTGAGATACAGATAGGTCACGCGCAATGACGGAAATTCTTCAACGGCGACGTTGTCTTCTTTCTTCAGTGCCGCCAGCTGATCCATTGGCAGTGAGTCAGCGATATCCAGATCACCACGCGACAGCTGCAGGCGGCGGGTGGCACTCTCGCCGATAATTTTCACTGTCACGCGTTTGAAGGCCGGTTTCGCACCGCTGTAATGCGGGTTCGGCACCAGCACCAGTTGCTGTCCTTTCTGCCAGCGCTCCAGCTTGTAAGGGCCGGAACCGGCGGTATGTCCCGCCAGCCAGGCTTTTCCCTCATCAGCAGGATTGGCTTTAGCGATGGCCGGATTGACAATGCCCGCGCCGTCATTGGCCAGCGTATAGAGGAATGGCGCGAACGGGGTTTTCAGCGTGAAGGTGACGGTCATCGGATCGACTACCGTGACGGTCAGGTCTTTCGGGAAGGCTTCCGACGGGCCCTGACCAATTTTCATCAGGCGCTCAAACGACCATTTCACCGCATCGGCGTTAACGTCACTGCCGTCATCAAATTTCGCACCAGGCTTGAGTTTGAACGTCCAGACCAGCTGGTCTGGCGAAGCGGTCCAGCTGGCGGCCAGATCCCCTTCCACCTGCGTCGATCCTTTGCCCCCCTCCGTTTTATACTGGACGAGCCGCTGATAGGCCGGGTAAGTAACCGTCCAGTCGTTGTTGTCGATAGTCACCGCCGGATCCAGCGTTTGCGGATCCGCGGCTTTACCGATCACCAACATGTCTTTCGGTACCGCCGCCTGCGCTGAGACGCTTAATCCTGATACAGCGAGAAAAATGGCACCGGCGATCCGCGTTTTTGTGGCCGTGCTGAACGTGCTGATTGCTGTGTTAGTCATCGTTGAACTCCTGGCTTGAGGAAAAAGTGAGACGAGGTTCAGGCGGCGTTGATTGGCGGATAGCAGCCAAACCGCTCTTCCAACAACGGATACGTTTTGGCATCCGGTAATTCAAAGTGCCACCACTCGCTGGTGATGCCCTTGTAGCCACCCGCTGCCATCACGGCATTGAGCAAAAGTCGGTTACGCTGAATGTGTGGCGGTAAATCCGGATAAAACGGATGCGACACTTCGGTCATTTCATCAAAGCCCGCGCCCATATCCAGCACCTCGCCACGCTCATCAAGCAGCGTCAGATCCACCGCCACACCCCGGCTGTGGTGTGAGCCAAGCCTGATATCCACCACATAATCCGGGTTGGGAAACGCCGCCCACAGACAGGCCTGCGCCGCCTGGGGCCGGTAAGCGTCGTAAATTTTCAAGCGAAATCCTGCCAGCTTTGCCACGGTGTTGCAGCGAACCAGTGCAGCGGCGGCGTCCGGATGTAACAGGCAGCGTGACTCACGATAAATCGAATGACCGGTCAGGTTATCTGCCGTGGCATATTTCAGGTCGATCACCGCATCGGGCAGCGCCTGCGACAAATCTGTAAGGGGTACGTCAGGTGTTTTCGTGTTCATCAATAAATTCTGTCCGCTGTGTTTAGAAAATTAGGATTCAAATTGCCCGAGCTGTTTCTGCAAAATCCGGTTCTTCGCCAGCCTTTCTTCGACATCATTCCCCCGCAGCTCAAGCACCGAAGAACACAGGAGATTGAACAGGCAACTGAGCGGCGCCATCGAATCCCAGAACTGGCCGGTGTCAGTTTTGACCTGCAACAAATCCACCGGGTAATCGCGCGCCCAGGGACAATAAATGTCAGTGATCAGCGCGACGTTCAGCCCCCGTTCGCAGGCTGCTTCACAATAGGTTTGCGCCAGCTTCGAATACGCGCGGGTGTCGGTGACCACCAGATAGGGGCTGGCGAATTCACAATTCAGTGACTCGACATAGGTGCCGGAAAGTCCGTCGGCGAAATACACTTTCGGTCGCAGATACTCGAGATAGCTGGAGAAGTTATTGGCGATCCCGCGCACCGACTGGATGCCGAGAATAAATACCGCGTCAGCCTGCGCCAGACGGCGGCTGACCTGTGCAAAACTGTCGGTCTGTGCCAACTGATAGACGTGATGGATGGCGTCGAGTTCGAGCGTCAGCGACTGCTCAAGCTTTTCCTGTCGCGGTTGTTTGCTGCGTTCACGGTAAGCCCCAAGGCGGTCAGTGACCACCCACGGCTGGTAGGCGGCCCCGCTTTGCTGGCGCAGTGTTTGCTTGAAATCATCCAGATTACGATACCCGAGACTGCGCAAATAACGTCCCACCGAGATCCCGCTAGTCGCCGCGCTGCGTGCGATGCTGTCGGCTGTTTCAAACGGGATTTGCGCCAGATTTGCCAGCAAATAACTGGCAATGCGTTTCCCCGTCGGCGTCTGTCCGGCAAACGAGGCTTCGATTTGTTCAATCACATCCTGCGCTGGCTGCATCTGTTAATCTCATGTTGCTTTATTGTCATAAAGCTAGCTGTTGTTAGTGAGATAACAATGCACGGGGTGTGCCAATTCCGAAAAATGAGTGAAATTTGTGCAGCAGATCTGAATTCACCGCCTTCAGGGGGGTAACAGTTGGCAAAAAATGTGCGGGGGATATGCGATTTTCAACAATGCTGGCTACAGATGCACAACAAACAGGCAGCTTATGAGTACTTTTAGTGCAACAACGTCAGACCGTGTGGAAGGGAATGATCAAAATGGCAGAGGATTTAATCACTTTGTCTTAATAGTCAACAAGTTGGATATTTAGGAAGCAGTCAGACAAGTTTTTTCGTTAACCCTTTGACATGCCCACGGGCAGTCGCTATTATTCGCCCCGTTCCAACGATTCCTCTGTAGTTCAGTCGGTAGAACGGCGGACTGTTAATCCGTATGTCACTGGTTCGAGTCCAGTCAGAGGAGCCATATTAGAAAATCCCGCTTAAGGAAACTTAAGCGGGATTTTTGCTTTTGGATTTCTTAACACCGTCCTTTATCGACGCAGACGCAGCATACTTGAGAATGACGATAGCACGGAGATAAGACAGGCCAGCCCGAACACATATACAGCAAACTGTGCGCCCGCGTGATCCGTTAATCCGTTCAACAATGCAATAACCATCGCAACCAGTGCCGCGCCAATTGATTGCCCCGCTGTTCTGGCGGTCGATAGCACGCCCGAAGCGGTGACCGTTCGATTCGCTGCGACACTCGAAAACATCTCTTTATTGTTGGGCGGCAAGAAGAGCCCGTAACCCACGCCACACACCGCCACACGCCATAGAAAATCATCAACGGTCGCCGTTTCTGGCAACAACGCTAAAGATCCTAATCCCAGACTGAACACCACCACGCCGACTGTTGATATCTGAGTAGGGTTTAAACGATTTGATAACCGGCCCGCGACTGGCGCACAGATTGCAACGGCAATCGGCCAGGGTGTAAAGATGAACGCCGATTCCAGCACGGTATAGTGATATGCGTGTTGCAGCACAAAAGGCAATCCGACGAGTGCCATACCCTGTGCCACAAACATTGAGACTGACGCGATCACCGCGAAGGAATATCGCCGGGAACGAAAGATATCCAATGGCAGCAAAGGATTTTTAGAACGCGTCTGCGCTTTGAGAAAGATGGCAATCAGCGCCACGCAAGCGACACCACAAAGCATGAGTATACGGCTGTCCCAGCGTCCGATTTGATCGACGGCAATCACCATTAAACCTAAGGCCGCGGCTGAAGTAACCGCCCCTCCCCAGTCGAAACCTTTTTCCCTCTCAGTATCAACGCCGAGGGAAATAAGTGAGAACATAATGGCAACTACCCCCAGCGGGATATTGATGTAGAACAACCATGGCCAGTCGAGATAAGAGATGATCAGGCCGCCTAACGCCGGACCGATGGCTGTACCCACCGCGAATGCCAGCGCATTCAGCCCCAGAATGGTTCCCAGCGCACTCGGCGGAAAAATCACCCGGTAAAGCCCCAGTCCGACGCTTATCATCACCGCATAACTCACTCCCTGAAGTACACGCATGGCAACCAGCATGCCAAAGGTCGGGGAGAGGCTACAACCCAGCGATGCCAGCGTAAACAGCACCATGCCCGCCGTATAAAAGCGCCGCTCCCCTATCCTCGAACCCAGCGACGCACAGATCAGCAT comes from the Enterobacteriaceae bacterium Kacie_13 genome and includes:
- a CDS encoding DUF1932 domain-containing protein, whose amino-acid sequence is MNNVTRVALIGLGEVGTILATDLKKQDPSLDIIAFDKQTGSDILSERAHVAGIRLEATLQDAVEGSQIIFSAVTAAESLNVARDVARHISANQTFLDLNSVSPNTKRSAMAAIEQAGGAYIDVAVMAPCPPARLKTPILLGGTHAYAVSEWLNSQGFRSQVHSNVVGEASAIKMCRSVMIKGLEALTAECLAAARQYGVEQEVLASLHASFPSLGWDGEFPHYLISRIAEHGKRRAEEMREVVKTLEDVGVAGDMSRGTVLTQQGLVDALTAEGIGYRDLEPFDWKQMVDLLHRR
- a CDS encoding ATP-binding cassette domain-containing protein; translated protein: MIAEHLVELQDVRVRFPATVNWRGKPTGYVHALNGVDLNIIRGETLGIVGESGCGKSTLAQLLMGLQKPSSGEIHRARHDNSWFGSGMQMVFQDPQSSLDPRLPIWRIITEPVFVQKHNSSRERRELAATLAGQVGIREEYLDRLPHEFSGGQRQRISIARALSSGPDIIVLDEPTSALDISVQAQILNLLVELQRQRNLTFVLISHNVSVVRHMSDRVAVMYLGQIVELGAAEKVLTDPQHPYTRLLLDSVPRAGRALDDGVVDKKGELPGNRNLPKGCYFRERCPLAGDGCQMPQDLARAAGGGVARCHRVHVAERA
- a CDS encoding ATP-binding cassette domain-containing protein, which gives rise to MTEQRTAPVLEIDKLQLVFPVYGGEVKALNQVSLAVSAGEIVGVVGESGSGKSVTAMMAMRLLPPDGFIVTGGELHMLGTDVVRASEEEMRSLRGARVAMIFQEPMNALNPTRKIGRQMCEVICLHQKVSRAQAWKKAIGLLDDMQIADAEQVMSRYPFELSGGMRQRVLIAMAFSCEPELIIADEPTTALDVTVQRQVLRLLQRKARASGTAVLFITHDMAVVSQLCDRVYVMYAGHVIESGKTADVIDTPSHPYSIGLLQAAPENGTPRSLLKAIPGTVPNLAKLPQGCAFRGRCQHADDRCFITPELAVQAEFPQQSVACWHPQRFANPTRIPHIEELS
- a CDS encoding D,D-dipeptide ABC transporter permease, which translates into the protein MNNHRADIVAPDVRPRFASWRRTFHLLSRSPLTMLGLAIMLIVLFIMIFSPWLVPHDPNAISLTARLQAPSAGHWFGTDEVGRDLFSRVLIGSQQSVAAGLAVVIISGSIGSLLGCFSGVVGGLVDALIMRCMDIMLSVPSLVLTMALAAALGPSLFNAMLAIAVVRIPFYVRLARGQTLMLRHQAYMQATRTFGASRWHLITWHVLRNVMPPLVVQASLDIGTSILMAATLGFIGLGAQQPTAEWGAMVSNGRNYILDQWWYSAFPGMAILITATGFNLFGDGLRDLLDPKSRGR
- a CDS encoding ABC transporter permease subunit, encoding MTFWTLIRQRCWGLVLVMIGVCVITFIISHMIPGDPARLLAGDRASNEMVDHIRQQLGLDQPLYVQFFRYVSDLLHGDLGTSIRTGRPVLEDLKAFFPATLELAFTALFLAIVLGIPLGVLSAVYQNKFPDHLVRLLSVLGISTPAFWLGLGVIILFYGHLNLLPGGGRLDDWLDPPANITGFYVLDSLLTGNWETFWNSLQHLAMPALTLAFVHMGIVARQIRSAMLEQLNEDYIRTARANGLSRWRVILSHALPNALIPSVTVLGLAMGDLLYGAVLTETVFAWPGMGAYVVNSIQALDFPAVMGFAVVVSFAYVIVNLCVDLLYVWIDPRIGREG
- a CDS encoding ABC transporter substrate-binding protein; amino-acid sequence: MTNTAISTFSTATKTRIAGAIFLAVSGLSVSAQAAVPKDMLVIGKAADPQTLDPAVTIDNNDWTVTYPAYQRLVQYKTEGGKGSTQVEGDLAASWTASPDQLVWTFKLKPGAKFDDGSDVNADAVKWSFERLMKIGQGPSEAFPKDLTVTVVDPMTVTFTLKTPFAPFLYTLANDGAGIVNPAIAKANPADEGKAWLAGHTAGSGPYKLERWQKGQQLVLVPNPHYSGAKPAFKRVTVKIIGESATRRLQLSRGDLDIADSLPMDQLAALKKEDNVAVEEFPSLRVTYLYLNNAKTPLNQVDLRRAISSAVDYQGMVKGIMGGNAKQMRGPIPDGMWGFDPTAKQYTLDMTQAKADLAKVKEKPQTLDFLYSDNDPNWESIALAVQASLGQAGINVRLEKLANATMRDRIGQGDYDISIGNWSPDFADPYMFMNYWFESDKKGLPGNRSFYSNPDVDALLKKAVSVTDQKPRTDYYQQAQKIVIDEAAYVYLFQKNYQVAMNKDVKGFVFNPMLEQVFNVGQMSKQ
- the ddpX gene encoding D-alanyl-D-alanine dipeptidase yields the protein MNTKTPDVPLTDLSQALPDAVIDLKYATADNLTGHSIYRESRCLLHPDAAAALVRCNTVAKLAGFRLKIYDAYRPQAAQACLWAAFPNPDYVVDIRLGSHHSRGVAVDLTLLDERGEVLDMGAGFDEMTEVSHPFYPDLPPHIQRNRLLLNAVMAAGGYKGITSEWWHFELPDAKTYPLLEERFGCYPPINAA
- a CDS encoding MurR/RpiR family transcriptional regulator, whose amino-acid sequence is MQPAQDVIEQIEASFAGQTPTGKRIASYLLANLAQIPFETADSIARSAATSGISVGRYLRSLGYRNLDDFKQTLRQQSGAAYQPWVVTDRLGAYRERSKQPRQEKLEQSLTLELDAIHHVYQLAQTDSFAQVSRRLAQADAVFILGIQSVRGIANNFSSYLEYLRPKVYFADGLSGTYVESLNCEFASPYLVVTDTRAYSKLAQTYCEAACERGLNVALITDIYCPWARDYPVDLLQVKTDTGQFWDSMAPLSCLFNLLCSSVLELRGNDVEERLAKNRILQKQLGQFES
- a CDS encoding DHA2 family efflux MFS transporter permease subunit, producing the protein MSLVSTSTLEQGFEAPRRYLAAAAILIGVIMAALDSSIVNISLPSIAGALRVDPASVIWVTNGYQVASAATMLICASLGSRIGERRFYTAGMVLFTLASLGCSLSPTFGMLVAMRVLQGVSYAVMISVGLGLYRVIFPPSALGTILGLNALAFAVGTAIGPALGGLIISYLDWPWLFYINIPLGVVAIMFSLISLGVDTEREKGFDWGGAVTSAAALGLMVIAVDQIGRWDSRILMLCGVACVALIAIFLKAQTRSKNPLLPLDIFRSRRYSFAVIASVSMFVAQGMALVGLPFVLQHAYHYTVLESAFIFTPWPIAVAICAPVAGRLSNRLNPTQISTVGVVVFSLGLGSLALLPETATVDDFLWRVAVCGVGYGLFLPPNNKEMFSSVAANRTVTASGVLSTARTAGQSIGAALVAMVIALLNGLTDHAGAQFAVYVFGLACLISVLSSFSSMLRLRR